In Cupriavidus basilensis, one genomic interval encodes:
- a CDS encoding DUF1439 domain-containing protein: protein MVMINRRRWLAASASAALAAALVGCAMMGNDYTFSQSQLQSALERKFPFNKRYMELFDIQLANPQLTLDPSRNRVNVQFDATVNNRLFSGEPMTGRFALDSGLRYDPASRAVVLQDPQVQQFDVKGLPPQLTRQFNALGGILAEQLLQGYPLYTFRPDELRVAGASVEPGTITVLPNGINVKINRP from the coding sequence ATGGTCATGATCAATCGCCGGCGCTGGCTGGCAGCAAGCGCCAGCGCCGCGCTGGCCGCGGCACTCGTGGGCTGCGCCATGATGGGCAACGACTACACCTTCTCGCAGAGCCAGCTGCAATCGGCCCTGGAGCGCAAGTTCCCGTTCAACAAGCGCTATATGGAGCTGTTCGACATCCAGCTCGCCAACCCGCAGCTCACGCTCGATCCCAGCCGCAACCGGGTGAACGTGCAGTTCGACGCGACGGTGAACAACCGCCTGTTCTCCGGCGAGCCGATGACCGGCCGCTTCGCGTTGGACAGCGGGCTGCGCTATGACCCGGCCAGCCGAGCGGTGGTGCTGCAGGACCCGCAGGTCCAGCAATTCGACGTCAAAGGCCTGCCGCCTCAACTCACGCGCCAGTTCAACGCGCTCGGCGGCATCCTTGCGGAGCAGTTGTTGCAAGGCTATCCGCTCTATACCTTCCGTCCCGACGAGCTGCGCGTCGCCGGCGCCAGTGTCGAACCCGGTACAATCACCGTTTTGCCCAACGGGATCAACGTCAAGATCAATCGGCCTTGA
- a CDS encoding efflux RND transporter periplasmic adaptor subunit, translating to MTRRKKILIAAIATIAVVAVLSAAAAVRKASNGKPGAAPAAAMQDLVEFLPSDLVEATTQDLRVSLPLSGGLRALNQASVKAKVAGEVQQVLVREGEAVRAGQVIVRIDATEYQAKVAQARGQMLAARGQYENSKQTFERNRELVAKGFISKTAFDNFQSNLDVAHANLDAAQGGLEVAQKALADTIVKSPLDGLVAARAVQPGEKVSPDTRLIDVVDLRALELEAPIPMADVARVAIGQAVQLDVEGSGRFEGKLVRINPAVSQGTRSIMIYVRVDNPEARLRAGMFAQGLLVLGHHAGVVAVPATAVRDDGERAFVYSVENGVLAERQVKLGIRDDASGLVEITSGLATGAKVVRNNLGTLRAGSRVKLVKA from the coding sequence ATGACCCGACGCAAGAAGATCCTGATCGCCGCGATCGCCACCATCGCGGTGGTTGCCGTGCTCAGCGCCGCCGCCGCCGTGCGCAAGGCAAGCAATGGCAAGCCTGGCGCGGCCCCGGCTGCCGCGATGCAAGACCTGGTGGAGTTCCTGCCATCCGACCTGGTCGAGGCCACCACGCAAGACTTGCGCGTGTCGCTGCCGCTGTCGGGCGGGCTGCGGGCGCTCAACCAGGCCTCGGTCAAGGCCAAGGTTGCGGGCGAGGTACAGCAGGTGCTGGTGCGCGAGGGCGAAGCCGTGCGCGCCGGCCAGGTCATCGTGCGCATCGATGCAACCGAGTACCAGGCCAAGGTGGCGCAGGCGCGCGGGCAGATGCTGGCCGCGCGTGGCCAGTATGAGAATTCCAAGCAGACCTTCGAGCGCAACCGCGAGCTGGTGGCCAAGGGCTTTATCTCAAAGACCGCCTTCGACAACTTCCAGAGCAACCTGGACGTGGCGCACGCCAATCTCGATGCCGCCCAGGGCGGCCTTGAAGTCGCGCAAAAAGCGCTCGCCGACACCATCGTCAAATCACCGCTGGATGGCCTGGTGGCCGCGCGCGCGGTGCAGCCGGGCGAGAAGGTCTCGCCGGACACGCGCCTGATCGACGTAGTCGACCTGCGCGCGCTGGAACTCGAGGCGCCGATTCCCATGGCGGATGTGGCTCGCGTTGCCATCGGCCAGGCCGTTCAGCTCGACGTGGAAGGCAGTGGCCGCTTCGAGGGTAAGCTGGTGCGCATCAACCCAGCGGTAAGCCAAGGCACACGCAGCATCATGATCTATGTGCGCGTAGACAACCCCGAGGCGCGTCTGCGCGCGGGCATGTTCGCCCAGGGCTTGCTGGTTCTCGGCCACCACGCCGGCGTGGTGGCGGTGCCAGCCACAGCGGTGCGCGACGATGGCGAGCGCGCGTTCGTCTACAGCGTGGAGAATGGCGTGCTGGCTGAGCGCCAGGTCAAGCTTGGCATCCGCGACGATGCGAGCGGGCTGGTGGAAATCACCAGCGGCCTGGCCACCGGTGCCAAGGTGGTGCGCAACAACCTCGGCACCCTGCGCGCGGGCAGCCGCGTCAAGCTGGTCAAGGCGTAG
- a CDS encoding TetR/AcrR family transcriptional regulator: protein MKNPPGQSQNPESANTKRWARRKAARPQELVAAALDLFVERGYAATRLEDVAAAAGVSKGTVYLYFANKEELFKTVVRENLVPTLARGIDLVENYQGSTPELLRELLRGWWGLVGATPVAGLTKLIMAESSHFPDIAQFYHEEVVLPGDELFARVLKRGVARGELRDMPANPTTTLICAPLMFLMLWQRAFSASSRIEIEPEAFLDNLLQMLLFGLTTGTARDTPLPPKVGPYVWEQIQQEALAQAQGQQAAREIPAPPPETA, encoded by the coding sequence GTGAAAAACCCGCCAGGCCAGAGCCAGAATCCGGAATCCGCCAACACCAAACGCTGGGCTCGCCGCAAGGCGGCGCGCCCACAGGAACTGGTGGCCGCCGCGCTCGATCTCTTCGTCGAACGCGGCTACGCGGCCACCCGGCTGGAAGATGTCGCCGCCGCCGCGGGCGTGTCCAAGGGCACCGTCTATCTGTACTTCGCTAATAAGGAAGAGCTGTTCAAGACGGTGGTGCGCGAAAACCTGGTGCCGACGCTGGCCAGGGGCATTGACCTGGTGGAGAACTACCAGGGCTCGACGCCGGAGCTGCTAAGGGAATTGCTGCGCGGCTGGTGGGGCCTGGTCGGGGCGACGCCGGTGGCCGGCCTGACCAAGCTGATCATGGCCGAATCCAGCCATTTTCCTGACATTGCCCAGTTCTACCACGAGGAAGTGGTGCTGCCGGGCGATGAGTTGTTCGCGCGCGTGCTCAAGCGCGGCGTGGCGCGTGGCGAGTTGCGCGACATGCCGGCCAACCCGACCACAACGCTGATCTGCGCGCCGCTGATGTTCCTGATGCTGTGGCAGCGTGCGTTCAGCGCGTCGTCGCGCATCGAGATCGAACCCGAGGCGTTCCTCGACAACCTGCTCCAGATGTTGCTGTTCGGCCTGACCACCGGCACCGCGCGCGATACGCCGCTGCCGCCCAAGGTCGGCCCCTACGTCTGGGAACAGATACAACAAGAAGCCCTGGCACAAGCGCAGGGGCAGCAGGCCGCGCGGGAGATCCCAGCGCCGCCGCCGGAGACCGCATGA
- a CDS encoding undecaprenyl-diphosphate phosphatase, producing MDIALALKAVILGIVEGLTEFLPISSTGHLILAGQLLDFNDEKGKIFEIVIQFGAILAVCWEFRHRIVTVVGGLATDEKARRFAINVIVATVPAIVLALVFGKWIKAHLFNPITVATAFIVGGVVILWAEWRESHRGQVSHPQGNALLEAAKAGAPRIESVDDLNWRDAIKVGLAQCFALIPGTSRSGATIIGGMLFGLSRQVATEFSFFLAIPVIFGATVYELYKSRALLSADDLGIFGIGFVFAFLSAFLCVRWLLRFVATHDFKPFAWYRIIFGIVVLATAYSGLIAWHA from the coding sequence ATGGATATTGCCCTCGCCCTGAAAGCCGTGATCCTCGGCATCGTCGAAGGACTGACCGAGTTTCTGCCCATCTCCAGCACAGGCCACCTGATCCTCGCCGGCCAGTTGCTCGACTTCAATGATGAAAAGGGCAAGATCTTCGAGATCGTGATCCAGTTCGGTGCCATCCTGGCGGTTTGCTGGGAGTTCCGCCATCGCATCGTCACCGTGGTGGGCGGACTGGCCACCGATGAAAAGGCCCGGCGTTTTGCCATCAACGTAATCGTGGCCACCGTGCCGGCGATCGTGCTGGCGCTGGTGTTCGGCAAGTGGATCAAGGCTCACCTGTTTAACCCGATCACCGTGGCCACCGCATTCATCGTTGGCGGTGTGGTGATCCTGTGGGCCGAATGGCGGGAAAGCCATCGCGGCCAGGTATCGCACCCGCAGGGCAATGCGCTGCTGGAGGCGGCCAAGGCCGGCGCGCCGCGGATCGAGTCGGTGGACGACCTGAACTGGCGCGACGCGATCAAGGTCGGGCTGGCGCAGTGTTTCGCCCTGATCCCGGGCACCTCGCGCTCCGGCGCTACCATCATCGGCGGCATGCTGTTCGGGCTGTCGCGCCAGGTAGCCACCGAGTTCTCCTTCTTCCTGGCGATCCCGGTGATCTTCGGCGCCACCGTCTACGAGCTGTATAAGTCGCGCGCGCTGCTGTCCGCCGACGACCTGGGCATCTTCGGCATCGGCTTCGTCTTCGCCTTCCTGTCCGCCTTCTTGTGCGTGCGCTGGCTGCTGCGCTTTGTCGCCACCCATGACTTCAAGCCGTTTGCCTGGTACCGGATCATTTTCGGCATCGTTGTGCTGGCGACGGCATACTCAGGGCTGATCGCCTGGCATGCCTGA
- a CDS encoding YkgJ family cysteine cluster protein, with protein sequence MSPQSELSCRPDCGACCTAPSITSPIPGMPGGKPAGIPCVQLLPDRRCAIFGEPTRPAFCAGLKPSADMCGETRGHALAWLTQLEVATAPGRAA encoded by the coding sequence ATGTCCCCTCAGTCTGAACTTTCTTGCCGGCCCGATTGTGGCGCTTGTTGCACCGCGCCCTCCATCACCTCGCCGATTCCCGGCATGCCCGGCGGCAAGCCGGCCGGCATACCCTGCGTGCAGTTGCTGCCCGATCGGCGCTGCGCGATTTTTGGCGAGCCCACGCGGCCGGCATTTTGCGCCGGGCTCAAGCCCTCTGCCGACATGTGCGGCGAAACCCGCGGGCATGCATTGGCCTGGCTGACGCAACTCGAGGTTGCCACCGCGCCTGGCCGCGCCGCCTGA